The genomic interval taaatcttataaaaatatagagttggttttattagattttcatattaaaaaactcaaatactatgcagattaaaaataatatttcaaataaatttataaaaaagatatatattcaTAAACTCATATGCGACTATatctttaatatatatgatgTGATGTAATACAGGAGTTTTTACCATAAATTTCTTTACTAAAGTCATTTTATATTAAGTGAgacctttattttttaaacgTGGTAGGACTCTCACATTtgaattaatttagtttttttaaagtgaaatacttttttcaattgtattggtcttttaaaaaattggttCCAcggattattttttttaaagtcttaattatcatattctcaaatgcatttttatttattttaaattttatatatattttttatatagtataattacatatttatttacatttgactgtttatcttttaattttgaaaatgtcaATTCATGCAACACCCCATTAATactacattttttataataataataataataataataataatatgaaaataataagaCTTGGATccgatttttaaacaaaatctcTTATTTAAATCTCgtagataaaagaaaaaaattgtcaagAAATAAGTTTTATAAGATTTCACGTCAATCACaacatacaataaataatataagaaaaataatttttttagtaataattttataaccAATCACCAAATTAAAgcaatttatattttgttggtTTACGGTACTAATCCAGATGCTAGCAATGTTAACTGTTGCCGTGCCATTTGTATATCCATTTCTGTTTCTTTCTCGCCATGTCTGCCACGTTATTTCATCGTTTCATTTCACGTTTTACCTCCCTCTTCATTATTACAGTCAAAGATGCCACCCTtcacctttttatttttttactcttggtatttggtaaaaaaaaaactacgtTACTTTTGTTCTTCCATTTATTTATAACTCTTCGAAACTTCAAATCGATACATTTGTGTTTGGGGTGCGAGAGGTTTTCTGTCTAAGTAACCGAAAATGAAGGACCACGCAAGAGAGAAAAACAATGTTGACAAAACTGAGAAGAAGCCAATAACAACACCGACGCCTCTTCCTTCTAAACTTGAAAGAAACCATTCTCTGGATGCTGAACCTAAAACATTACTTCAAGAAGAAATCAATTTAGCCAGGGTTTGATGTTTTTCATCTTCATTAATATTTTCCTAtactttttatttgttatatttaactttttttatatataaatttttgaaaaaacatgTAGGAGGCAGCTTTGAAAATCATCAACACTCATCCCAAGGAGGAAGCTttgaaaatattcttaaaagtaaatatagaattcttatttaattattttttatttttaattctacatgatcctcttttattttttcacaaGTGTTGATCTAGCAGTGTATTATTTAAGCATTTCTAAATGCATGATccttattttcttcaattaaaaaaagattGATAACGTGTTTTGGTGATATTAGGGGTTGGTGCCAGTGACAAGTTCTAAACAGGGGGAGGAGGAAGCTGTTATGTCCGATTGCGAAGATTATGACGTTGATGATGATGAATGAAGAAAATTCATTTGAATcgaataatttgaaaaactgAATCTGAAAATGTACTACTTATTGTGCTTATTTTCTCTGCAgtttttttatcaaacagttCATTTGTACTTTCTATTGGGAAATGTTATTGATGATCTGTTATTtgtaatactttttttatatcaatttaaaataaaatgaaaaatgttattGATGATCTAATCTTTCTAGTACCTTTGTTAttcaaattaacataaaatatttcttgggggttaaatttgatatttttagttttgttttaatttgtttaatgaTAAGAAGACAAATATTAGAGTAGACACGCCTAAATCTTATGgccttatttattttgattcaagTTTGAATCATTACGTaagatagttaaaaaaaaaaaaaaaaaaaaaaaactctctttttcaaatgaaataaaaacaattaaatatttaaaaatttgatgcaTTTGGTGTAGATTTTTAACTATGGAGATCAACTTTTTCTTATACTACATTTTAATACAATATTcatataaagtttatattagaAATGGTGTATTTTTCCACTGTCCCACAGGCAAAAAACAATTATTCCaaaaaataatctttaatataattttttgttgtcaattACATcgtttaattaatgtattttaatattttttttattaaattatatcatttaattaatattaatcgTATAAATACGTTTAGTCACTTATTTTAAACACTCAATTTTTGTATCCTATTAAGAAAAGTAGAATAGTTACTTTCAGTTTatgtgttaatattttaaaaataatatttatatgtgAATGTGTTAAATTTCCATTTTCATGTTTTAAGACaaactaataatataataagaAGTATATGCgaaaagatattaaatataatagtaagttgaaaatatttgtatatttagagaaattttttttacaaatactaatattattaaatacagAGATAATAtcttcaatatttatttataaaattgataaagaattaatatttaataaatataatatgatacaaataatatttttttaatttaatttatgcatCTTCTTTAATACATGTGGGATGATAATATTActcgattattttaaaataaattaagtattTTAACCTAAGCTTATTATTTGTGAAATTGATAAGATATGGTCTTGTAACAAACAAAagtatgattttttatatgtttttgaatgaatttttattgattttttatatatttttgaataaacttttattgattgattgtatttatatatagaaataaaaatagagtgATACTTTTATTCTAGAAAGAGGATAGCACTCTACATTGGAAAAGAGGAAAAGTTTATTGGAAAACGCTGACTAACGAAGCGAAATACAGTTACGCGAACCAGttttttaatatgtgatttactaaaacaactttttaaatatattattttatcttatagCATGTGATTtactaaaacaaatttttgaatatgaatatattattttacgaCTATGTCTATATTTCTAAGTTACAACTCATTAATCTAACcgtaatttaaatattatttaactgtgataaaatatcaatcaattttCATTAAAACTTTCTTATGTTCAATTGTATGAAAAATATGTgacaatttattaaataaaattagttcttttaatatctatacaaacaaaatgaaagaaagaattaaagtataaaataaaataaaataaaataaaaatattttctatctgACCTCGTAAGAGACTCGAAACCATTCTCTTCGATCATCCATTCTCGATCATCCATTCTCTTGCTTCATCAATGAGACACCAACGATCATTAGAATCAATAAGAAGACATCAATCCATTATAAAACTTGTAAGGTATGGTGGTGTAATGTATTGTAAAcgcataaattaatttattaattaatattagaaaataattagatattaactttgttagaatttttaaaaatacaacagttatttataatttataatgatattgATCATTTGAAAATGGTAAGATGTATTAATGACTAAGTGAGAAAGAGAACAAaagttaaaaaacaaaaacaaaagtttaTAAGAGTATTATTTTAATAGTGAAATTCTTTTGAAATCTTATTGGAATTTTAGGTTCTATATTTTACAAGTAGAtttgtatttattgttttattattgtCGAGATGTATATTTGAGTTTTATATGGAAAAGTGACATGTCATACATTACATGAATTAACTATACATTACATGAATTAACTATATGTGTCATGTAAATTGGTATGTGTATAGTACATCATGTAAATTGATATGTGTAGAATGTATCATGTAAACTAGCATGTGTATAcggactaaaatttatttaattaattttttgaattattaaaattgcatttttttattaaagatctaatttttaaaatcagaACATAGCCTCCAAAAATTTTAAGACAATTCTCAAGAGTATAGAGATGTATtatccaattttatttttgagttagTTTCTCATTAACTCATCCACGTCAGCATTAATACATTTATTAAAAGTTGgctaaatcaataatattgtATATTTGTCTTTCAATTTTAGTTGTACCAAcgattatataaattatttctataactaaaaattttaattaaaaatcataacacATTAAAAGAGATTCAAATggcacaaattaaaaaaaattgatgatgtTAAATATATAACCTAGTCATAATGATTCATTAAAAACATATCTTTCAATTATTGATCAATCAAATTGATAAAATCAAAACATGTCAATTTACAAATGTACTATATAAGTCTTCAAGTTATAAATAACCAATcgcaaaattaaaaataaaagaagtggAAACAAATAAACATGCATGTATAAACATATAGATGCTATATGTTAATATATTTCATTATCGTAACTTAAATACAGTACGTGGAAACAAATAACCATGCATATATCGCGAggtcataaaaaaaaacatgcatATATACTACGTAAACATTAGTAATTTATTGTTGTGTATCGGTTCATAAATATCTGTCTGTTGTTTATCTTTTTCTATAAACACAATACCGTTATGTAAATACAATATGTGGAAAAAAGATAACCATGCAATATATGCGTAAACATTAATAAATCATTGTAGTGTATTAGTTCATTAACGTCCGTGTGCATAATATTTTCACactaaaaaacatttatttaacaaataataaagagAGATAATGATATGAGTACTTTTAtggtataattaaaattaatatgttatcggtactataaaattaaattaccaaTAGTTTAAAAGTttgaacatattttaaatttaacaccattaaatttataagttttatatttttgttttattttaaaataattattatttaacaacCAAGTTTCTTCTGCATGGTCGACGACACTAAGACgacaacgacacaaacacagaCGAATTGGGAGAGACAGAGGAGGGGTCTTCCATTGTGGTGGTGGAATAACGTTGGAGAGTTCTTATCACGATACTAGAAAGATGACAGAGGAGACGATTTCTTATTTGGTGGTGCGATTTCGCGAGAGGAATGGAATGAGCTCCACACTTTTGggttgatataaaatttaattttaattaaaattaaaagaaatagaaaataatttattaaagttaAAGAGATTAAATTCAAAAGATAAATGTACTCGTACAATAATTTAATctacttaatatataatatagaaaTAATGATGTgtgaaaaaatgataaatttattgattaataaattaatagtatcgatccattattcttttttaagagtaaaatataaattgtataCTAATATTGGTTAGAGAAAAATATGGTAGAATTTAATCAAGGAAACATTGGCATGATTTTGTTTAACAAATCTATTAAGTTTATATtgttaaaaagataaattacaCGATTTTAAGATGAATTCAAATTACTTCTCTTTCGGTAGATTGTAAATATATGTTATGTTACACTCGAACCTAGTTTAGGATAAACAAACTCTTCAATAGTGGTCGCGACTTTGAATGGATCATATCTCATcccttttaaatttattattgattttaaattttttattgaattgaaaaaaaaataagggtaGCGATCATTGACTCCGTGAATAACTTGTATGTGAGGTACTTTATTTAATAATTCTGAAACATTACATATCATCAAAGAATTCTATTCCTTAAGTCAATATTTTCacacataaaataaagtttCTAGTGTTCATTTATCCgctttaaaacaaattaaacaatacctttttaaaaaaatattttatagttgaTAGTAAGAGTTAATTTTAAATTGCTGATATATTTTTTGGATAAATCTAGATTGATGATATATACTAAGAGACAAAAGGTAGAAAAAAACATAGATTACAAATTATTATACACATTTTTCATACGTTATGCaaattttaagagaaaaaaggaatgaaaaacatttttatttgtttgttttggctaaaaatcaaaatccttATTGTTCCACATTGTTGGTGGTAGCATTTTTACCTTTTGCGGTTGCACCATTCTTTATTTgtaacttataatttttatgttgagATCAAGCTTGATCTCTCGGATAAAAGAGAAAGAGTGCAAACCAAACCAAAAAAGAGTAGgaagtaaaattaaaaagaaaacaaatgtaGTACCTTGATGGgataaccaaaaaaaaaatagttaaatataaacGGATGATACTATCTATAAATACATAACCACTCGATTATGTTGCGTGTATATGATATAATGattttttatgaagaaaaaaattaaaatgaggtaACGGTGTCATACTAAAGATTTATATTCATCTTATTCTAATTACACTAGACGTCATACTTCGACTCACCTTAACTATAATTAGGGTGTTGTGTTTGATGGTATTTGACTCATACTATATATAGTCCTAAATACAATTAAAAGGATTAaagaaatttgatatatttaaaagtat from Cicer arietinum cultivar CDC Frontier isolate Library 1 chromosome 5, Cicar.CDCFrontier_v2.0, whole genome shotgun sequence carries:
- the LOC101514596 gene encoding uncharacterized protein; the protein is MKDHAREKNNVDKTEKKPITTPTPLPSKLERNHSLDAEPKTLLQEEINLAREAALKIINTHPKEEALKIFLKGLVPVTSSKQGEEEAVMSDCEDYDVDDDE